From one Triticum urartu cultivar G1812 chromosome 3, Tu2.1, whole genome shotgun sequence genomic stretch:
- the LOC125548769 gene encoding uncharacterized protein LOC125548769, producing the protein MAPINLRRQRTFANFTKKPVEPRFIDFDDIEYSDTFRTCSICVRVDVKFPVNPSGDKLHFILMDKTGAKIEAIVAGKDLVNRFNITLHMGRKYIIHGVTTWPNFEELECRYIQHTYECSFSARTFVESLSLQFPTYPKHLMPFQEVQRCPRNTFVDIIGIVVHYDGHERIGGYPGAEIYREVTFMDMWGKLIVVGIWGGNLIQNSYRWSTTEGSKSIVLATMLRKDCKYGNLETSNYTTLAFNPDHTAARALDDIRQKIIGGLIDMKFVQQFIEWRWAFLASELSTKDPRHRMYTKKARRM; encoded by the exons ATGGCGCCAATTAACCTTAGACGTCAGCGGACATTTGCAAACTTCACAAAAAAACCAGTTGAGCCTAG ATTCATAGACTTCGACGACATCGAATATTCTGATACATTCAGGACTTGTAGCATCTGCGTGAGGGTAGATGTCAAATTCCCGGTTAATCCGAGTGGTGATAAGCTTCACTTCATTCTTATGGACAAAACT GGTGCCAAAATCGAGGCTATAGTTGCCGGAAAAGATTTAGTGAATAGATTCAATATTACATTGCACATGGGTCGTAAGTACATCATTCATGGTGTTACTACGTGGCCTAACTTTGAAGAACTGGAGTGTAGATACATTCAACACACATATGAGTGTTCCTTCAGCGCAAGGACATTTGTTGAGTCTCTCTCACTTCAATTTCCAACATATCCCAAGCATTTGATGCCGTTCCAAGAAGTTCAGAGGTGTCCAAGAAACACTTTCGTAG ACATAATTGGCATAGTCGTTCATTATGATGGACATGAACGCATTGGGGGATACCCAGGTGCTGAAATATATAGAGAGgtcaccttcatggatatgtg GGGCAAACTTATAGTTGTTGGGATTTGGGGTGGCAACTTGATTCAGAACTCATATAGGTGGTCAACAACTGAAGGCAGTAAATCTATTGTCCTTGCCACTATGCTTCGTAAGGATTGCAAATACG GAAATCTGGAAACTTCAAATTACACCACCCTTGCATTCAACCCGGATCATACTGCAGCACGCGCACTTGATG ATATTCGCCAGAAAATAATAGGTGGGTTGATTGATATGAAGTTTGTTCAGCAATTTATTGAGTGGAGGTGGGCTTTCCTAGCAAGCGAGTTGTCTACAAAGGATCCCCGACACAGGATGTATACAAAGAAAGCTCGGCGCATGTAG